ACCCTGCTGCACGTCTACGCCCACGACCTGACGGCGCTGCCACCCAGAGCCGAGGTGGAGGAGACCCACGACGCCGAGGCCTGGGCCACCCTGTCGGCGCAGGGGTTCGGGGCGGGGAGCGGCCCCACCATGCAGGTGGTGGCGGCGGCCCCCGGCACGCGGCTGTTCGTGGCCCGGCGCGGGGGCGAGGCGGCGGGCAGCGCGGCCCTGAGCGTGACGGGCGGGGTGGCGGCGCTCTTTGGCATGTCCACCCGGCCCGACTATCGCGGCCAGGGCGTGCAGACCGACCTGCTGGCGGCGCGGCTGCACGCCGCCGCCCAGGCGGGGGCCGACTTTGCCAGCGTGTTCGTGACCCCAGGCAGCCCCAGCGAGCGCAACATCCGCCGGGCAGGGTTCGGGCTGGTCGGCGCGCGGCTGACGTTGAGTAAGACTGGGCCAGGGGGCCCTGACGGAACAAGCGCCTGAGCCGTTCTGGGACAAATGACCTGGGCAATCGAGCCTCTCAGCAAGGGGCGTGGCCTTGAGAGCCCAGCAGAGGCCTTCACCCCTCTGCCTGCGCCGCCCTCACCGCGTCGCGTACCGCCCCACAGACGGCTTCCTGTACCAGCGCGCCCAGCAGCAGCGGATCGGCCGCCGGGCGCGCGCCGCTGCTAAGGACGAAGGCGCTGTCGCCGTCCCAGAAGGTGTGGCTGGGGTGAATCACTCGTGCCAGGGCAGCCTGCGCGGCGTCCGCGAGGCGGCGGCATTCGGGCTTGGTGAGGGCATGCTCGGTGACCACCGCCACCAGGGTGGTGTTCTCGGCGTCGCCGGGGGTAAAGGCCACGGCACCTGGGCCTACCCCGGGCCCGGCCAGCACGCCACCCTGCTCATCCAGCACGTCGCCAATAGGGTTCACCACCGCCAGCGCGCCCGCTTGTACCCCGTGGCGCTCGACCAGCACACTGCCCAGGCCGCCGGGCACCGCCCCGCTCCCCAGGTACTTGCCAGCAGTGGCCCCGGTGCCGGCCCCCACCCGCCCCCGGGCCACCGGATCGGCGCTGGCGGCGCGGGCGGCAAGTTCGCCTTCCCGTTCGCCGGGACGCACCGTGGGGTCGCCCACGCCCAGGTCATAGATCACAGCGGCGGGCACGATGGGCACGCGCGCCCAGGGGGTTTCATGCCCAATGCCCCGCTCTTCCAGCACCCGTACCACCCCGGCCGCCGCCGCCAGCCCAAAGGCGCTGCCGCCGGTGAGCAGCAGGGCGTGCACGCGCTCCACCTTCTTTTCCGGCGAGAGCAGCACCCCCTCGCGCGTGCCGGGGCTGGGCCCCAGGAACGACGCCGACGCAACGGCGCCCCCCGGCGGGCACAGGATGACTGTGCAGCCGGTGCGGGCGGGCGCGTGGGTCCAGTGGCCCACCTGAAAGCCTGGAATGCCAGTCAGGGTGCGGTTGGGGGTCATAGGAAGGAGGAGAGCACAGCAGGGAGGGGAAGCCCCCTCACCCCTTGCTGCGCGGGGGCCCTCTCTGCTGCGCAGCTCTTCGAGTCCCACAGGGGGAGAGGGTCAGGGGTGCTTTTCATCGTGCCCTCCAGTGGACGAAACCCTCTCCCACGAGGGGAGAGGGTCAGGAGACATGCACTTTGTGGCTGGCAGATGCGAGCTGTTTTCAGTCCGTCGCCTGGACCTCGTTCTTGCCCTGGCCGCCACCGCCGCGCGTGCGCCACAGGCTGACCAGCACGCCGCCCGCCAGGATGCCCACGGTGACGGTCAGGCTGATGGCCGGGTCCACCTTGCCGAAGAACTGGCCGTAGAAGATCTTGCCGCCAATGAACACCAGCACCAGGGCCAGGGCGGGCTTCAGGGCGCTGAAGCGGTGAATCAGGGCGTCCAGGGCGAAGTACAGGGCGCGCAGGCCCAGAATGGCGAAGATGTTGCTGGTGTACACGATAAACGGGTCCTGCGTGATGGCGAAGATGGCCGGAATCGAGTCCACGGCAAACACCAGATCCGCGAATTCCACCAGCAGCAGCGCCAGCAGCAGCGGGGTGGCGTGGGTGCGCACGCGGCCCAGGGCGTCGGGCAGCTTGGTCAGGAACTTCTGGCCGTCCAGCTTGGGGCTGATGGGCATCACCCGGCGCAGGGCGCGCACCACCGGGTGGCGCTCCAGGTCGGGGGCTTCATCATGGCCGCCCTTGTTCAGCAGCAACTTCACACCCGTCAGCAGCAGGAAGGCGCCGAACACCCACATGATCCAGTCGAACTGCGTGACCAGCGCTGCACCCAGCCCGATCATGATGCCGCGCAGGACGATGACGCCCAGAATCCCCCAGAACAGCACGCGGTGCTGCAGGTGGCGGGGAATCGCCAGCGCCGCGAAAATCACGCTGATCACAAACACGTTGTCCAGGGCCAGCGCCTTTTCCACCGCAAAGCCGGTCAGGTAGGCCATGCCGCTCTGGGCGCCCAGCGTGACCCACACCCACGCCCCGAAGGCCAGCGCAATGGCGATGTAAAAGGCACTCAGCTTCAGGCTGCTGGCCACCCCGATCACCTGGGCATCGTCGCCGTGCTCGGCCGCCTTGGCCGCGCGGCGGCGGCTGAGCACCCCCAGGTCAAAGGCCAGCAGGGCCACCACCAGGGTCATGAACAGCAGCCACATCCACGCAGGCTTGCCCAGCCACAGCACCGAAAACGCCGACGACAGATCCGCAAAGATCGCTTCCACAGGGAGCCTCCAGTGGACGCGGCGAAGAGGCAGGGCCGCCACCAACGAAAAACGCCGGCAGGGGCGCGGCCTTCACCGCGTTCCTGCCGGGTCTGGCCCTTTGTGCGCGCGACCGGGTGACCTTTGGCCACCGGACTGACGATCACGCGCTCCCTGAAGCTCAGGGCGGCGTACTCCCCCGGAATGACCCCCAGTCTGCCAACCAGGGGCGGGCGAGATTGTAAGAAGCGCACGAAGATTGCCGGGGGAACCCTCTCCCTCAGCGGCTTAAGGGGTCTTCAGGGCGTAGCCAATGCCGCGTACGGTGCGGATGATGCCGTAGCCGTCCAGGTCGCGCAGTTTGGCGCGCATGTTGGCCATGTGCACGTCCACCACGTTGGAGTTGCTGGGCAGTTCGCCGTTCCAGACCTCGCGCTCGATTTCCTGGCGGGAATACACGCGCCCCGGCTGGCGGGCCAGGAAGGTCAGCAGATCAAACTCCTTGGGCGACAGGCGCACCTCGTGGCCGTTGTAGTGGCACAGGCGCTTTTGCGGATGAATCTCCAGCGGCCCAATCGAAATCACCTCGCCGTGCTGCTGGTGCCTCAGCTGCACCTTCACCCGCGCCACCAGCTCTTCGGGGTGGAAAGGCTTGGTCATGTAGTCGTCGGCGCCGGCTTCCAGCAGGTTGACCTTGCGGTCCACGGCGTCCATGGCGGTCAGGATGATGATGGGCACGCTGCTCGTCTTGCGCAGGCGCCGGGCAATCTCGGCGCCGTCAAAGTCGGGCAGGCCCAGGTCCAGAATCACGAGGTCGGGGCTGCTTTCACGCGCGCTGGTGAGGCCGGTGACGCCGTCGGGGGCGGCCAGCACCTTGTACCCCGCCTGCTCCAGCTCGTACTGCACGACGCGGGTGATGTCTGGATTGTCTTCGATCAGAAGGATGCGTTGCTCCATAGCTGCTGTGGGGTCTCCTCGGGAACGCGGCGGGCCGGACCGTTCCGTGACCGGCGGCGGACAACGGCGGACGTCCGCTGGCGGCGGCGGATGCGCAGTGCACCTGTTTCCGGGACATGGTAGGGGGCGCGCGCCCTGATTGGGGCGCAGGCACGGTTTATGGTCCCTTAACAGCCTTCTGCGGTCAGTCGGGCGGCCCAGGCTCGCCGGGCACGAGCACCCGGTCCACCTGCACCCCGTAGCGCAGCAGCACGGTCTTCAGGCGCTGCGTGGCCGCCACCGCCAGCGTGCGGTCTGAAGGGGCAAACGCCAGGGTCAGGCGGCCCGGGGCGCCCCCTCGCGGCTCTTGCACCTGCAGCTGCAGCGGGCGGCGAAAAGCAGGGTCACGC
Above is a window of Deinococcus multiflagellatus DNA encoding:
- a CDS encoding GNAT family N-acetyltransferase; the protein is MPLFPDLLPHLSRAEAQAHRRFGRAATFGPLHAAYAGPGLPLNAAWHDGTRPPDAGALAAFEAFCAEVGTPPTVHLLSDAVPGALGVLGARGYALSTLLHVYAHDLTALPPRAEVEETHDAEAWATLSAQGFGAGSGPTMQVVAAAPGTRLFVARRGGEAAGSAALSVTGGVAALFGMSTRPDYRGQGVQTDLLAARLHAAAQAGADFASVFVTPGSPSERNIRRAGFGLVGARLTLSKTGPGGPDGTSA
- a CDS encoding TerC/Alx family metal homeostasis membrane protein — protein: MEAIFADLSSAFSVLWLGKPAWMWLLFMTLVVALLAFDLGVLSRRRAAKAAEHGDDAQVIGVASSLKLSAFYIAIALAFGAWVWVTLGAQSGMAYLTGFAVEKALALDNVFVISVIFAALAIPRHLQHRVLFWGILGVIVLRGIMIGLGAALVTQFDWIMWVFGAFLLLTGVKLLLNKGGHDEAPDLERHPVVRALRRVMPISPKLDGQKFLTKLPDALGRVRTHATPLLLALLLVEFADLVFAVDSIPAIFAITQDPFIVYTSNIFAILGLRALYFALDALIHRFSALKPALALVLVFIGGKIFYGQFFGKVDPAISLTVTVGILAGGVLVSLWRTRGGGGQGKNEVQATD
- a CDS encoding response regulator transcription factor, coding for MEQRILLIEDNPDITRVVQYELEQAGYKVLAAPDGVTGLTSARESSPDLVILDLGLPDFDGAEIARRLRKTSSVPIIILTAMDAVDRKVNLLEAGADDYMTKPFHPEELVARVKVQLRHQQHGEVISIGPLEIHPQKRLCHYNGHEVRLSPKEFDLLTFLARQPGRVYSRQEIEREVWNGELPSNSNVVDVHMANMRAKLRDLDGYGIIRTVRGIGYALKTP
- a CDS encoding P1 family peptidase, which produces MTPNRTLTGIPGFQVGHWTHAPARTGCTVILCPPGGAVASASFLGPSPGTREGVLLSPEKKVERVHALLLTGGSAFGLAAAAGVVRVLEERGIGHETPWARVPIVPAAVIYDLGVGDPTVRPGEREGELAARAASADPVARGRVGAGTGATAGKYLGSGAVPGGLGSVLVERHGVQAGALAVVNPIGDVLDEQGGVLAGPGVGPGAVAFTPGDAENTTLVAVVTEHALTKPECRRLADAAQAALARVIHPSHTFWDGDSAFVLSSGARPAADPLLLGALVQEAVCGAVRDAVRAAQAEG